The proteins below come from a single Panicum hallii strain FIL2 chromosome 7, PHallii_v3.1, whole genome shotgun sequence genomic window:
- the LOC112899920 gene encoding uncharacterized protein LOC112899920, with the protein MEAYVVFARGKEATIRFEEQEEDIGCASSESSAAGSSASSSDEVELADDASSSGSTGDHFEMASLMTQLPIKRGLSKFFDGKSQSFASLAAVDGLEDLPKPPAKRLKTSRSCGVGLKDAHRRRLPAPAVGKKQAPRARLTPSAPRRLVRARPLVAARPAAAGQPLLFA; encoded by the exons ATGGAGGCCTACGTCGTGTTCGCGCGCGGCAAGGAGGCGACGATCAGGTTcgaggagcaggaggaggacATCGGCTGCGCGTCGTCCGAGTCGTCCGCGGCGGGTTCTTCCGCGTCGTCGTCGGACGAGGTGGAGCTCGCCGACGACGCCAGCTCCTCGGGGTCGACCGGTGACCACTTCGAGATGGCCTCCCTCATGACGCAACTCCCGATCAA GAGGGGCCTGTCCAAGTTCTTCGACGGCAAGTCGCAATCGTTCGCGTCGCTGGCGGCGGTGGACGGCCTGGAGGACCTGCCCAAGCCGCCGGCGAAGCGCCTCAAGACGTCACGGAGCTGCGGCGTCGGCCTCAAAgacgcgcaccgccgccgcctccccgcgcCCGCGGTCGGCAAGAAGCAGGCGCCCAGGGCGCGCCTGACGCCGTCGGCGCCGAGGAGACTAGTGCGGGCGCGGCCCCTCGtggcggcgaggccggcggcggccgggcagcCCCTGTTATTTGCCTAG